The Parachlamydiales bacterium nucleotide sequence TTCCGGGACGGTTAATGACCTGACAAAACTTATAGATCCGCAACACTTAAATGTAATGTCTTCCATTGAAAAAGGTGTGCCGGTAGAAAAACCGGCGATGAAAACGGCTTTTGACGGACTGACCCAGACATACCGTCAGTTACATGCGTTGCGTAACAATCCCGCAAGACAGAATACCACCAAACAAATCGAGGATGTCCAGTCGGTTATATCCCAAAACCTTAATGCTATTGTGGATAAATATCAACAGGTGTCGACCATGGATGACAAGGTGACCCTGGATGAAATGGCAAATCTTTCCAATAATATTGCTTCACATATAAAATTTACCCAAGATGCCAGAAAAGTTAAGGAAGAAACTAATGCGAAAAGCCAGAAATCTCGGACTAAAAGGAATGGACGAAAAAGCGAAGGTGTACGGACAGATGTTACAGAAGAGCAACTGGGGGGCGAATCGAAAGAAGAAACGTCGGGGAACGTATCAGAAGAAATACCGTCCGTTCCCGAAGAGACCAGTGTAGAAGAAACGCCTACCGATATTGAACAGGCAAAGCAGAAACTTGCCGATGCCAAGAAACTTCGCAATGAACATAATCGTAAGATCAGTGAACTCACCAGTCAAATCGAATATGATGAACATAATCTTGCGGCACAGTCTGGCCAAACGGACGCGGCCAGTATTGCCGGGGCAAAGATTCTCGAAGAACGTATTACCAAGGCCAAAACCGAAAAAGCGGAATTGGAAAAAACCTTGCCGGATATTAGTAAGGAACAAAGGTCTGTCAGACAAAAAACAATAGACTCCGCTGAAGAACAAGGGTATGTCCATTTACCGGTAGGATCAGACCAACTTCGGGGTGCCGGACTTAAACAATCTCGTAATGAAAAGATTCTCAATACAAGAAAGAATGTAAAAGAAGGAGATGTCGTTGAGATTAGTTATAAAGAAAGAAAAGATTTTACCAAAGAAGAACTTGCATACAAGTCTTCCGTTCACCCGGAAGGGTATGATCATTTGTTGACTGCCGTAGTTAATGGACAGAGTATTGGCGGTATACCATACAGGAGTGAAACCGATAATGCTATTGTCAAAGCAATCAAAGAAGGATTGAAACCAAGACTGGTTATAACGGAACGTCATGGGGAAGGAGTAACCTTTGAGGTAGTAACTGAAAAGACTGGAACGCAAAAAATACTGGAAGAGACTGCAAAAGAAGTAGCCAGTCGTGTTGAGGAAGAACCTTCTGCATACAAAAAGAAAATGAAAGGAGAGGTCGATGAGATCAACAAAGCGCTCGATCATCTTGGACAAAGTTTTAAAGGTCTGTTCAAGATCAAAGGCGATCAGGATTTGAATCTTGGTATTATCCCCAATGATATACGGGACAGCATTTTTGCCGACCTATTAAAGATCGGCGCTGAAGTATTGATCAGGATACCGGCTATAACCGGGGCGGAACTGATAAAGACTATTGGAAAGTTGATTGTGGATGCAGGATATCCCAAAAGATTCTTGATGTACGTGGACATGTTTGCCGACACACTTTTAAATGCTTTGGGCGTCATTAATGATTTAGAGAAAGGATATAACCAGTTCCGGAATAAATTTAATAAGTTCTCTGCAGAGGCATGGTACACCTCTTCAGACGAGAAGATCAGGGCTCTTCGCAAAGTGTTTTCCGGAATGTGGTCAGTTATGTTGGACAACGGCATATTGGAACCGGAACGGGAGATCTATAATCTTTGCCAGGATAAAGCATTTTTGGAATCATTCAAAAATGAAAACAGTGTCTATTACCATATTATCAATAATATCAAACCAGTCAATCCTGAACTGGCAAAAGTCTTACTGGATGATAATGTCATTACTTTTGAAGAGATGGTATCGTTGAAGAATTTCTATTCAGGGCTTACCTTGATGCCGACTTTTTACATTCATCAGTCCAGCACTAAATTTGGCGATAAATTCCAGATACTCAATTCCAATCAGAATGACCGGACACATGACTGGTCTAAAATAATCAAGACTACACTGGAGACTTTGATATATGGCGATATTAAGACCGACAATGAAAAGGCATTATCTACACTTGTGACGGATTATGTAGGACGTGGAAATAAAAATTCTAAAGAAGCAATCATACGGAATAAGTACCGTGGTGATGAAAAGCAGATGCGTGCCGAACTGATCAGTCTTTACAGTGAGTTCCTTTCCAAAATCACTGGTATACACGAAAATATCTGGCGGTATTATTTTAATTCTTCCAATGAAAAAGAGTTTATGGCTGGCAAAGATGGTAAGACGGAAGGTGTTGCTTCTATTATCTATTATTTACAGGAAGGTAACATTGCTTATACAAAAGGTGGAAATGGAACTTATATAAAAGGCGCTATTGATTATTTCCTTGTCACACCTAATATTAAAGGAGTAAACAGCAATATTGTCAAACTGGTGAATTCCACTATGGATTCTCAACATGTCGCTTTGTTCTATAACAATATCAAAGGTGACCGCAAAACCAGTTTTGAACAGTTGAGCGACATTGTTATTTCCGCACGTAATGTGAAAGAAAAACTTGCCCATGCATTTTATCAGGACAATCCTATCCTGAAACACCATGAACAGTCCGGTGAAATACAACTGGGCAAGTTTGATGGGGTATCGAATAAATCTACTAACAATAATATCCTTGCCGACGACCTTTCCGATGAAGACTATATTTTATCCCAGTTATTACTGTTTCATACCGGAGATAAGGCATACCGTCATTTCATAGGACAGTTTGGTGATAAAGGACAGATATATGACATTGAAACGCCAAAGTATGCTGAAGCCAGGAGGACTTACCTGGAACTGTTGAAAAAGTATGAAGGAAAATCCGACATACTCAAACTTATGGCAACCGAAGAAGAACTTAAGGCGACAGCAGAAGAACTTATTGCCATTATCAATGGTAATTCAAGTGCTTTTGGTTTTAACGCAACCACGCCTATAAATGTGATTCGTCAATTCGCCAGGAGTTTTGTATTTAACTATGCTATTAACAAACATTACAGTGACCTTATCTTTCATGGAAGGATAGAACAATATAAGGATATGAACCTTATGGTCAAACGTGCCGGAAGCAGTAACTCGCCGGGTTACGTTCCTGACATGTATATCGATGGTGGAATAGGATTAAACCAAAAACATGCAATTCTAAACAACCCGGTAAGTACAAAAATACAAGAGAAGCTTGGATTAAAAAAGCCATTCGAAACAATGGATGGTATCCAATTCATGACCCGTGACTTTGCTGATAAAATGGAGATATCCATGGGAAGTATCTTTGCCCGGGTGGAAGAATTCAGCAAACTTAACAGCGTGAAATCGCTTTATTCTATTGTTAAAAACAATGGAGACCGGGGACTGACCAAAACCAACCTTGTTATTATCGATGAAATTGCCGATGCCACACCAGGAAAAATATTTGAAAAGATTCATAAAATGATGATTGATTCTGGGGCTGAAACATTATCATTTATAGATAGTGGAACTAAATTTGCCGATGGGCCAGTTAATAATGTTTTTAAAGATGATGAATTTATTGGGATAGAAGGAAAGTTACAAGTATTCGACCGGCCAAACAGCAATTTTTTCATTCAGCAGGATCTCCGTCATGATATCATACCGGAATTCAAGAAACAATCCATACAGACTATCGGGAACTTTATCAATCTTACCAATGCAGAGCAGATAACCGAACTTTGGAATAAGATACAGGAACAGGTAGTGACCAAAGTGACTGCAGAAATGGATGGTATGACCGACCAAGGATTGCGTGATATGTTACTGGAGGAAGTCGACCAGGAACAACTGCCGGAACTGTATGACTATGTGAAAAAAGGCGGTAATGTACGCAAACCCAATCCGTATTTTGAGAGTTTATTGAATGGTATCAAAGCCTCATATATAGGAAGGAAAGCATTGGAACGCCGTGTAAATCGTGTTGCCTTGCAGGAGATACCCGTGGGTGATGTACCATTAAGACCGCCACGGAAGACCGCAGATGGCAAACATGTTTTGTTGGCAGAGATCGCCTGTAACATAAAAGGTGTCCGGTACATGTCCGATTCGCCTTCTTTTACAAAACTGGAAGATGCCATAACGTATATCCGGCAGAATAAACTTGTCGACTTGATGAGTGAGAATCAAGACGGGATACAAATTGTCAATGCATGGGAAATAGAACAGGAAAATGGATTATATTATATCCCTGGAGAACCTGTCATGGTTACCCGTGTACCGGCTGACGACCTGCATTCGCATACCCTTGCCCGGGCCAGGATGAAACTTCGTGATGCAGGGAATGTTATCATGACCGACTCGGAATCGCAAAGTATTGCCGGCAGTGACAACGATGGTGACATGCGTTATTGTGAATCGTTTGTAAAGGCCAAGGACGGTCATATCGTTATCAATGACACTTCTGTTACCGGAATGCTAAACCAATCTATGATGCTTGTATTGGACGAATACAGGAATGTAAGAAACTTTGACAGGATACGCGAACAGATCAGCAAAGACAAGTATGATGCTATTATTAAAAAGGCGCAGGACAAGGCCAGTTTGTACAAACACAATAATTTTATCGATAATGTAAATACCCGCAAGCAAAATGTCGTTGGCGGAAAAGTGATCAGCATAACGGCAAAACTCAATACGACTTACGATTTTATAAAACGACTGAATATAACCTTAAAGAAAACATCTGTTTTTGGCAAAGTGAAAATAACTGGTTTCTCAACAGATAAGTTCAGTCTTTTAAAACACCATATCGGTAATCTGTTAAATCTTGCATTGGACAACGCCAAGGACCCGAAGATAGAGTTTTTAGGATTTAACGAGATTACTGCCGGTATGTTTGTAACTGCACTGGTAAGTGATAAAAGCATGGATGAAATGTCCAAGACTCAACAGGAAACGGCGATTATTGAACGGATAAAACAAATCAGTGAATACTTCAACAGTGGGATAGGACAGGAATTTATTAGACTGGAACGTACCAGAAAACGTTCCGACAGTCAGAAAACCATAAAAGACACCTGGAAAGCATTGCAACATCAGTTTGGCAAAGACTCGGTCAATGAGTTAAAAAATCTTTATTATCTTAACAAAGATGTCAATCAACTCACTACTTTCATCGATATCTCACGCGAAATCCCGCCGAGTGCCGAAGAATTTGCCAAAGTAGACGAAGCCTATAACCGGATAAAAGACAATGACCTTAAGAATATCGATGTTGGCAATGCATTCCCAGGCGGTAACATATCCGTATTCTTAAAAGGTGCACAGGTGTCTTATGAACAGGCCGCAAAACTTGTCTATAGTGAAGCGACCCAGTGGAGTCCTTTCTTTAAAAAGGTTATGAATGAGGTGTTTTTGACTGAACAGGTGTCTGAAGAACAGGATGCATTAGATGTCAGTGGAACCCAGAGTCATGGGAAGAACATTCGCCAGGACGAATATGTGTCGGCTTTCTACAAGTTTTTCAATAAACTTTATTCTATCCTTGCCATGGACAATGGCAGGACGGTAAAACAACTTTACAATGACGTTGTAAAAGCCATAGAAGGTGATATTACGAATAACAAATTCCTTGCTTTATTACAGGTCCGTATCGATACCAAAGAGAATACCAGCCGAATAGAAATACTTTCTAACTATAAAAAGTCCGATATTTCAAAGGAAGACCTGGAGAGGATCCATGAAGATTTCAATGCATTGCCTCTAACGGTTAAGCAAAGTGTTGTGCTTTATTCCATGCATGAATATGGTATCACGGTAAGCAGTTGGGGCGGTAACTATTCAAAACTTTTCCCGGTGGAATTCATGATTGAAATGGATAAAATTATGGAACCGTTGAGGGATTTAATTGTGACGGACAGTTCTGCAGACCAGAACCGGTATGGCAATATCTTTAAGTTTGAATTGAAAAAATTGTTCGGCAAGACAAAGTGGGATTGGAATCGATATCCTTTTGATGTGAATTTGAAAAGAAAGATTGCAGAGGATTTACTGGTAAAGATACAGAATGCACAAAAGGAAAAGATGTCGAATACAGACATTATGAAAATTGTCAATGAAACTGTAAATATCCCAGGAAGACCCGAAGTAAGGGAGGCATATAATGAATTGGTAAAGATGGCAGGTGAGAAGGACTTTGTCGAGTTCCTGACCGACATTGTCAATCGTGGCACTCCTGGTGAAACAAAAAATAAACCGGAAGTAATAAGACCTAAAAAAATCATATCAGGTGGGCAGATCGGTGGAGATCGTGGCGGACTTCAAGGAGCGAAAGATTTAGGTATCGAAACGGGTGGTTGGATTCCAAAAGGATTTAAAACTTCCGAAGGAAACAAACCAGAACTTGGTACTGAATATGGGTTAAAAGAAACAGAAGGTACTGATTATCCCGAACGTACCATGAAGAACGTTGATGATTCCGGTGGAACAATAGCAATATTATGGGGACAAAGTGTTGGAACAGGAAAAACTATCGGTTATGCCCAGACTCATAATTGGCAGTATGGAAATAACAAGTCCAGTGATGTTGGATATAAACCAGTATTGGTTATTACAACTCATAATATTGAAGATGCCGCACAACAGTTAAAAGACTTTGTAAAACGCAACAGTATTGAAGTACTGAACATTGCCGGACATAGAGAGACTTCACAACCAGGTATTCAGGAATTCACACGACAAGTCATTATAAAGGCATTTGGTGAACAACCAAAACAGATGATGGAAATATGGCCATCGGTACAATCTGTCCGGGATGAATTTAAACTCGACCGATGGGTCACCATAGATGACAAACCTAAAAAGATAAAACGTGTCTTTCCCAATGACCAACGCCTTTCAAACCTTGTCGATGCCATTAATGTCAAGTATCCTTACATGGATGCATATGCAGTCCAAATGGCTGACGGTTTCAAAATAGAGATCATAGAAGACTTCAATAAACCCCGGCAACATTCTTCCATCAGTCCTCTTGGTGAACTGTATGCCAATGCCGACCCGGAACTGCAGGATTATATCGTTTCACATTTTGCCAAACTATTTCCCGGTGTAAAGATATTTTCCAGTCGTACAGATTTTGACAAGTTTGTTATAGATTCTTTCGGTTCCTTATCGGATGTGAGTTTGAATACCATTGGAATGACTTTCCGTGGTGCCGTGTGGATCGACCCGGAACGGGCAGTACAGTCCACCTTCTTCCATGAACATGCTCATATTTATTGGGCCATGTTACCCAACAGCAATCCTATCAAAAAGAAATTACTGGAGATGTTCGGCACTGAGGAGGATGCAGTCATTGCCATAGGTCAGGCCGGGACAGAATATGCACAGGTCATGAAAGACGGGAGCAACTGGGAGAAATTCCAAGAACTTTTAAAACAGTTCTGGATTGAAGTTAAAAATGCTTTCGGACAGGTGGATCGCGGCGATGTGGCCATGATCATGGCTAAAAATATTTGGCATAACAAAGACGGTGTTATTCCTGTCTCAGAAAGTCTTAATGCCATTCGGTTCATGAAAGATGAAACTACCGGAATAGACTTCGATGAAGAAAAACACCGATATATTGCTTCTGACGGAAAGACTATCTTAGTGTCCGTAACACAACTGGAGGGGTCCTTACATCAGGTTCTTTTTGATCCGGGGATGCAGGTAAACTATTCCGTTCAAAAAGAAATTAAGGAACGGGCGGAAAAAAACCTGCCAGCATGGTCTGCAGAGGATGTAGAAAAGCGTAAGACGGATTTGATGAACAAATGGGCAAGAAGTCCGGAAATCGGAAATGCCATCCACGCTTCATTACAAGCATTAAGAGCGGGGCAACCTGTTCCAAAGGAATATTCCCGTATGTTTGCCAAAGGAGTCCTGGAAGACTTTACCAAGACCACAGAAGAGCAGTTTAAGATACTCAATCCAAACGGTGATCCGGAACTGGCAGAACAACTTATTGCAAGCGAAGAGGATTTCATTGCCGGACATGTCGATAAACAAATTGTATCGGAAGACGGGATTACCGTCATTGATTTCAAGACTTCGGACAAACGGGTCTGGAACGAGGACGGGGAAACCTTGTCGGATGATTATACCCATGCTATCAATGTCCGCCGATATATCAGTCCTTTTGAAAATATTAAGGACAATAAGCAAAACCATCACAAGATACAAGTCAATCTCTATGGACGTATCCTTGCTAAAATGGGAAAGAAAGTCAAACAAGGGATCATACAACCTGTTTATTATGAACTGGACAAAAACGGTAAGATCAGCAAGGTAGAATTTGAAAAACCTATTGATACCAATTATGCAAAGCATACCGATGCGACCGACCGGATCATTATGAAAAACCGGATCATGCAAAATGATATCCAAAATGGTTATGAACATGATGAGGATGTCCGGTATGAAGGATATAGCGATGTTGCTCTTGACAACCAAAGGACAGCCATGGCGGAACTGCAATCCAGTCTTAACGTAATGTCAGGAGAGACCCTGGCGAACATATCGGAAGATTCGGCTTCACGCATATTGGGTAAGGGACACTTTTTGATTAAAGAACATCTTGTCGAACTCGGATTTTCAGAACAGGAAGTGGCCAAAATGGATCTGTTCACCGCTTTGTCTCATTTTGTCAATGAGGAAGGTCGGCCCGGAGACATTGGTCCCGGCTATAAAAAGGCTGCATTGAAGGATGATCCGGCCATGAAAATACTGGAAGAGATCAAAACATTAGAACGATTGGCCAGTTTCGAATATGAAGACATCAAAAAGTATGAATCACAGTCCAGAGATTACAACTCTCCTTTGGGAATCCTGATTCATAACTATATGATAAAGCAACTGTTTAAACATGCCATGTTGACCGAGATACGCAGGGAAAACCGACCCGGTAACCATGGGTACAAATTGGCAACCGTTTTATTGTATGAATTTACCAAAGGGACTGCCGTAACACAGGACTTATATAAGTCCAATCCATTGATGCGGCTGGTTATGACCGACCGGTTTATGCCGGACAATTTCAAACCGGTACAGTTAATGCAGAACATGATCCGTGAAAAAGGCGATGAAGTGGATCGTCTGACTATGAAAATGGTAGACGAGATGATCCATTTGTCCAAAAAGGTAGACATTAAAAAACTCGTTACCTGGGGTTATAAAAATATACCTTACCTGATGTTGCCTGATGTGGCAGAGAAAAAATTCGGTATTGGTTCTCGGGAGGCCAGGTATGTCCATGCCGTCTATGACTTTTATGCCAAGTACCATCCGTTACATAAACAAATTGCCAACGACCCCAATCCGCAAAACCGTGGCAATGTGCCATTGATCACTATGCCCATGGCCAATATGACTAAGACACAGGCATTATGGCATGGCGGTTTTCATAATCTTAAACTGAGGAAACTTTTAAAACCTGAACCATGGGATCGTCAATATATCGATATTAACACAGATGAAGAATCCCCGCCAAAAATGGTGACATTTGTCGATTACAAACGTGACTATGATATCAAGACCGGCAATATAAAAGAATTGGAAACGTATTATAATGCGGCGAAGAATAGTTTTCAGGCACAATCTTCGTCACAACAAGAATTCTCACGTAAGAGAATTATCGTAAAACACGACTCCAAGGATCATTATGTTAAAATGCGTAACCATCACGATAATGCTGTTATGATGTCTCATATGTCTTCCATGATAAAGAAAAGTCTTATGGAAGATGTGATTCCTTTCTATGATTATATCGATTCCGAATTGTATGGTCGTGGTACGGAAGGACGACCTGGCAACCCTGAATTGAAACATATTCGCAAATATATCAAAAAATTTGTGGACATGCGACTTTACGGTAAACCGGACGATATAGGATTTTTCGACCAGGCTGCCAATCAATTAATGACCCTGACGGCATTGAAAAGCTTGTCGTTTAACCTTGTCGCACAGACCATGAACTTCTTTGTAGGACAGACCGGCGCTGCCATCAGGATGGGGTTGCCAAAATATATCAAAGGTGTTGCCTGGATGACCCAACATTACTGGTCAACCCGGCGTATTATGCATGATCTTAAAATTGTCGACGTCACCCAGGAACATGGATTGGAATACTGGAGTTCGTTATGGCGTAAAGTTATAGGGTTTTCCTTTATTTTTACCGATCTGGTAGAGACCTTTAATCATGGTATTATCCTGGCCGGTACATTGGAAAGAAAACAGTTGAATGCCTTACGTCGTACTGACCTGAATGAATATACACCCATGAACCCGCAATTTAAACGGATCGTCGAAGACAAGATACGGGAAATTACGGGAGATTATGGAGAGAAAAATATCGCCATCGGAGCACACAATACCTGGAACCGGTTTTTCTTCCAGTTCCGCCGGTGGATACCCGCTTATGTACTCACCCAATTTGGAAGTGGATATATAGACCGTAATGGTGTCTTTAAACGCGGCTATA carries:
- a CDS encoding putative molybdenum carrier protein gives rise to the protein MKQNIPIEAEKSELILRNENGDHAIIPARYRSKVKYLLQHGHHNAVTNLVNTLPVMEDYAEDGTVVPAGQSEQPQQDGEIYFEIEGKIYSYTNLKKKGWPNEELSKHNTYKRARSGAGFVKVSEGRQEKSVEQPLPEWTKGQTKKPAEQPVSEQPVEQQEEKPKEQSITEGNFTYIRNPQTGKVYVKHKDANSFQDLDEKRVSSPNMIPVIDEVEKKFNDQFGIVDPWQQQVNFVLSQNEDVYKTYIGEFDKQIKEKEDQIRKLEISAPKSNAVQISPEGIPMVTEQPGNDEVFKLRSQVNDLKLYKTRLDKSYKQPVELYNIARKTIKDHGEMVQKDYTKDPVQGMNDVYRYRAPILKQYLPPEGQDQFEFVLKLQDIDEQVRKNKEAIQYEKDHPPEASMTGKKSTLQTLEEKRKELSEKRGKIRSEIQAHKSGYIGILDKIIDQKTQQVSSEPDLQKRMELQNEILGYQQLKTTIYKSQEEQVNDLSKQYESELIKFADLIPNVTPREALNFYFQTLVTQQQQLMDDLRLGQSAFRDNMVNLASNFKNNAKLEQLYGPDGVEAKIRTIAPALLLDELPKEYLTGNKVDPDQGWLKRQADKAFSREYPLGNIVLKIEQTYSPHMQAVSQTVSQQAQALNSALTESGIDKYLNNTANKVIQDKADVKHWSSEDIGNMVGPTLGILLPMAIGNVAFAGVKALVPFANMVRGVKLANSVSKANKIVKGAKLLGAEMAEMGAEYKLGGMIFSGNDQIRSEADFQSGAFGAVGSSAVRAIPMPGIVKAVFGKNSGKFMKLLQKKVQTTGKLVPRKSADLIGRGFGEFGEEFNQTTWQLYRDTENKSDFKEQFQQQFGSVDDSFHFFTQTFGMGLIFGMGGHLGQVYTESIKSTRAKVKSATQATAGANFATSFLAKYQAKDIASDPGKYDIETLATAYNVLDSFEKEGNIDTREKTAKKKIETELRSRDVEDIEINAIAKKARLNYTAEILDAAKDSKLAKEVRQQADDVEKNLVNYRRDRTKRVKENLADQNIEELQKTSGTVNDLTKLIDPQHLNVMSSIEKGVPVEKPAMKTAFDGLTQTYRQLHALRNNPARQNTTKQIEDVQSVISQNLNAIVDKYQQVSTMDDKVTLDEMANLSNNIASHIKFTQDARKVKEETNAKSQKSRTKRNGRKSEGVRTDVTEEQLGGESKEETSGNVSEEIPSVPEETSVEETPTDIEQAKQKLADAKKLRNEHNRKISELTSQIEYDEHNLAAQSGQTDAASIAGAKILEERITKAKTEKAELEKTLPDISKEQRSVRQKTIDSAEEQGYVHLPVGSDQLRGAGLKQSRNEKILNTRKNVKEGDVVEISYKERKDFTKEELAYKSSVHPEGYDHLLTAVVNGQSIGGIPYRSETDNAIVKAIKEGLKPRLVITERHGEGVTFEVVTEKTGTQKILEETAKEVASRVEEEPSAYKKKMKGEVDEINKALDHLGQSFKGLFKIKGDQDLNLGIIPNDIRDSIFADLLKIGAEVLIRIPAITGAELIKTIGKLIVDAGYPKRFLMYVDMFADTLLNALGVINDLEKGYNQFRNKFNKFSAEAWYTSSDEKIRALRKVFSGMWSVMLDNGILEPEREIYNLCQDKAFLESFKNENSVYYHIINNIKPVNPELAKVLLDDNVITFEEMVSLKNFYSGLTLMPTFYIHQSSTKFGDKFQILNSNQNDRTHDWSKIIKTTLETLIYGDIKTDNEKALSTLVTDYVGRGNKNSKEAIIRNKYRGDEKQMRAELISLYSEFLSKITGIHENIWRYYFNSSNEKEFMAGKDGKTEGVASIIYYLQEGNIAYTKGGNGTYIKGAIDYFLVTPNIKGVNSNIVKLVNSTMDSQHVALFYNNIKGDRKTSFEQLSDIVISARNVKEKLAHAFYQDNPILKHHEQSGEIQLGKFDGVSNKSTNNNILADDLSDEDYILSQLLLFHTGDKAYRHFIGQFGDKGQIYDIETPKYAEARRTYLELLKKYEGKSDILKLMATEEELKATAEELIAIINGNSSAFGFNATTPINVIRQFARSFVFNYAINKHYSDLIFHGRIEQYKDMNLMVKRAGSSNSPGYVPDMYIDGGIGLNQKHAILNNPVSTKIQEKLGLKKPFETMDGIQFMTRDFADKMEISMGSIFARVEEFSKLNSVKSLYSIVKNNGDRGLTKTNLVIIDEIADATPGKIFEKIHKMMIDSGAETLSFIDSGTKFADGPVNNVFKDDEFIGIEGKLQVFDRPNSNFFIQQDLRHDIIPEFKKQSIQTIGNFINLTNAEQITELWNKIQEQVVTKVTAEMDGMTDQGLRDMLLEEVDQEQLPELYDYVKKGGNVRKPNPYFESLLNGIKASYIGRKALERRVNRVALQEIPVGDVPLRPPRKTADGKHVLLAEIACNIKGVRYMSDSPSFTKLEDAITYIRQNKLVDLMSENQDGIQIVNAWEIEQENGLYYIPGEPVMVTRVPADDLHSHTLARARMKLRDAGNVIMTDSESQSIAGSDNDGDMRYCESFVKAKDGHIVINDTSVTGMLNQSMMLVLDEYRNVRNFDRIREQISKDKYDAIIKKAQDKASLYKHNNFIDNVNTRKQNVVGGKVISITAKLNTTYDFIKRLNITLKKTSVFGKVKITGFSTDKFSLLKHHIGNLLNLALDNAKDPKIEFLGFNEITAGMFVTALVSDKSMDEMSKTQQETAIIERIKQISEYFNSGIGQEFIRLERTRKRSDSQKTIKDTWKALQHQFGKDSVNELKNLYYLNKDVNQLTTFIDISREIPPSAEEFAKVDEAYNRIKDNDLKNIDVGNAFPGGNISVFLKGAQVSYEQAAKLVYSEATQWSPFFKKVMNEVFLTEQVSEEQDALDVSGTQSHGKNIRQDEYVSAFYKFFNKLYSILAMDNGRTVKQLYNDVVKAIEGDITNNKFLALLQVRIDTKENTSRIEILSNYKKSDISKEDLERIHEDFNALPLTVKQSVVLYSMHEYGITVSSWGGNYSKLFPVEFMIEMDKIMEPLRDLIVTDSSADQNRYGNIFKFELKKLFGKTKWDWNRYPFDVNLKRKIAEDLLVKIQNAQKEKMSNTDIMKIVNETVNIPGRPEVREAYNELVKMAGEKDFVEFLTDIVNRGTPGETKNKPEVIRPKKIISGGQIGGDRGGLQGAKDLGIETGGWIPKGFKTSEGNKPELGTEYGLKETEGTDYPERTMKNVDDSGGTIAILWGQSVGTGKTIGYAQTHNWQYGNNKSSDVGYKPVLVITTHNIEDAAQQLKDFVKRNSIEVLNIAGHRETSQPGIQEFTRQVIIKAFGEQPKQMMEIWPSVQSVRDEFKLDRWVTIDDKPKKIKRVFPNDQRLSNLVDAINVKYPYMDAYAVQMADGFKIEIIEDFNKPRQHSSISPLGELYANADPELQDYIVSHFAKLFPGVKIFSSRTDFDKFVIDSFGSLSDVSLNTIGMTFRGAVWIDPERAVQSTFFHEHAHIYWAMLPNSNPIKKKLLEMFGTEEDAVIAIGQAGTEYAQVMKDGSNWEKFQELLKQFWIEVKNAFGQVDRGDVAMIMAKNIWHNKDGVIPVSESLNAIRFMKDETTGIDFDEEKHRYIASDGKTILVSVTQLEGSLHQVLFDPGMQVNYSVQKEIKERAEKNLPAWSAEDVEKRKTDLMNKWARSPEIGNAIHASLQALRAGQPVPKEYSRMFAKGVLEDFTKTTEEQFKILNPNGDPELAEQLIASEEDFIAGHVDKQIVSEDGITVIDFKTSDKRVWNEDGETLSDDYTHAINVRRYISPFENIKDNKQNHHKIQVNLYGRILAKMGKKVKQGIIQPVYYELDKNGKISKVEFEKPIDTNYAKHTDATDRIIMKNRIMQNDIQNGYEHDEDVRYEGYSDVALDNQRTAMAELQSSLNVMSGETLANISEDSASRILGKGHFLIKEHLVELGFSEQEVAKMDLFTALSHFVNEEGRPGDIGPGYKKAALKDDPAMKILEEIKTLERLASFEYEDIKKYESQSRDYNSPLGILIHNYMIKQLFKHAMLTEIRRENRPGNHGYKLATVLLYEFTKGTAVTQDLYKSNPLMRLVMTDRFMPDNFKPVQLMQNMIREKGDEVDRLTMKMVDEMIHLSKKVDIKKLVTWGYKNIPYLMLPDVAEKKFGIGSREARYVHAVYDFYAKYHPLHKQIANDPNPQNRGNVPLITMPMANMTKTQALWHGGFHNLKLRKLLKPEPWDRQYIDINTDEESPPKMVTFVDYKRDYDIKTGNIKELETYYNAAKNSFQAQSSSQQEFSRKRIIVKHDSKDHYVKMRNHHDNAVMMSHMSSMIKKSLMEDVIPFYDYIDSELYGRGTEGRPGNPELKHIRKYIKKFVDMRLYGKPDDIGFFDQAANQLMTLTALKSLSFNLVAQTMNFFVGQTGAAIRMGLPKYIKGVAWMTQHYWSTRRIMHDLKIVDVTQEHGLEYWSSLWRKVIGFSFIFTDLVETFNHGIILAGTLERKQLNALRRTDLNEYTPMNPQFKRIVEDKIREITGDYGEKNIAIGAHNTWNRFFFQFRRWIPAYVLTQFGSGYIDRNGVFKRGYIKSGITTMNVFVYNYLISKGKKQQIDKDYEHITGKKFPSKYNEMSDRDLLVMGKLYYRYAKEGHIKFSDMDPTERANFKTFYRQVGLLAMTAALMWGPFFGKGDDDDEDKAPLGINPVVWKFFSQMILQRLTGDVLFYFSASNWKYWMETPVAAFKYALDVCNAAYLTSLWMAGEFGNDDAYMKARYQSNEPPYGMESEVKAWNKLLKVTPGGSMWYNVKKTITTIEEVQGKKQKDLPEWMKEEKPELPERYLELEKEKKKSKNSSTLVPGKPVYRTPGQK